DNA sequence from the Pseudomonas fluorescens Q2-87 genome:
CGGCGCAAGGGGATCTAGCCAGTTAGTGTTGTTGTGGTTGGGCGATTGCATTCGCGAGCAAGCCCGCTCCCACATGGGATTTATGTCCAATCATCATTGTGTGATCGGTAGGACCAGGTGGGAGCGGGCTTGCTCGCGAATGCGGTCTCAAGGGCGAAAGACTCAGTCTTCCTTGCCCTTGTTGCGCACCGCACGCTGCAGTTCGCGACCGGCGTCGCGTTCGCGTTCGGTATCGCGCTTGTCGTATTCCTTCTTGCCCTTGCCTAGCGCAATCTCGCACTTGATCAAGTGCTTGCTCCAGTACAACGACGTACAGACGCAGGTGTAACCCTTCTGCTGCACGGAGGCGAAGAGCTTTTCCAGCTCGCGCTTGTTGAGCAGCAGCTTGCGCGAGCGCACCGGGTCGGCAATCACGTGGGTGCTGGCGGCGGTCAGCGGCGTGATGTGACTGCCCAGCAGCCAAGCTTCGCCATCCTTGAGCAGCACATAGCTGTCGACCAGTTGCGCCTTGCCGG
Encoded proteins:
- the smpB gene encoding SsrA-binding protein SmpB translates to MAKQKKHPTGTIAQNKKARHDYFIEQRFEAGMVLAGWEVKSLRAGKAQLVDSYVLLKDGEAWLLGSHITPLTAASTHVIADPVRSRKLLLNKRELEKLFASVQQKGYTCVCTSLYWSKHLIKCEIALGKGKKEYDKRDTERERDAGRELQRAVRNKGKED